The following coding sequences lie in one Maylandia zebra isolate NMK-2024a linkage group LG14, Mzebra_GT3a, whole genome shotgun sequence genomic window:
- the LOC143412512 gene encoding uncharacterized protein LOC143412512: MLHHIYTTTKIKLLDSSPVILTHSQCSCVAGAVMCNHTVALLFQTAHYSQLRVPVVPPVHSCTESEQQWHKPRTVGVRPGPINSMIFTEPVPGRPRLEYGVASTEAWWVRYQIPACSE; encoded by the exons ATGCTGCATCATATATACACAACTACGAAG ATTAAGCTTCTGGATTCATCGCCGGTGATACTGACACATAGCCAGTGCTCCTGTGTGGCAGGCGCTGTTATGTGCAATCACACAGTGGCACTGCTCTTCCAAACAGCACACTACTCACAACTCAGAGTGCCGGTTGTCCCCCCTGTGCATAGCTGCACGGAATCTGAACAGCAATGGCACAAGCCACGGACAGTG GGTGTGAGGCCAGGACCCATCAACTCCATGATCTTCACTGAGCCGGTACCAGGACGGCCCAGACTGGAGTACG GAGTGGCTTCTACAGAGGCATGGTGGGTCCGTTACCAGATCCCTGCTTGTTCAGAATAA
- the LOC112434314 gene encoding uncharacterized protein LOC112434314, translating into MSIKRKVFKTEHFQKQEKKYSEHCCVPLCSASAKFNGILSFHAFPTHSDLRRQWLVNIRRDHFTITSHTRVCCRHFASDQLIEPTTLDGRRRLIKGAVPTLFEWNGYKVEPPRRSVWERTERRPELVPPDDQEEHSLTRDHDYCSVPEPSALDISASAAEDLSEDVETLRKEIQELRVQREFGLQRFAGSDTDIRFYTRFPSYDHLMAFWVLIEPCIYKMIRVSRAKSAANRNEEVLTPARTSTRQLLQPIDEFFLFLVFLSVGLKERDLAHRFNIHQSTVSRIIATWTNFLATALGSQCIWLTREGVQAY; encoded by the exons ATGAGTATAAAAAGGAAAGTatttaaaacagaacattttcaaaaacaggagaagaaaTACTCCGAGCATTGCTGTGTCCCACTTTGTTCAGCTTCAGCCAAATTTAACGGCATACTAAGTTTTCATGCCTTTCCAACCCATTCCGACTTGAGAAGACAATGGCTGGTAAACATACGCCGGGATCATTTCACGATTACCTCTCACACCAGGGTCTGCTGCAGACACTTTGCCAGTGATCAACTCATAGAGCCAACAACCCTCGATGGTCGAAGGAGGCTTATTAAAGGTGCTGTACCAACACTTTTTGAGTGGAATGGCTATAAAGTTGAACCACCGCGGCGTAGTGTTTGGGAGAGAACGGAGCGACGCCCTGAACTAGTTCCTCCTGACGATCAAGAAGAGCACAGTCTTACAAGAGATCATGACTACTGCTCAGTCCCTGAGCCGTCTGCATTGGACATATCAGCATCAGCTGCAGAAGACCTGTCCGAAGACGTGGAGACTCTGAGGAAGGAAATACAGGAGTTACGTGTCCAGCGAGAATTTGGGTTACAGCGTTTTGCTGGCTCCGACACTGACATCCGATTCTATACCAG ATTTCCAAGCTATGATCATTTGATGGCATTCTGGGTTTTGATTGAGCCTTGCATCTATAAAATGATCCGGGTTTCAAGAGCCAAGTCAGCTGCCAATCGGAACGAAGAAGTGTTGACACCTGCACGCACATCAACA AGGCAGCTGCTACAGCCAATTgatgagttttttcttttcctggttTTCCTGTCAGTTGGTTTGAAGGAGAGGGACCTGGCACACCGATTTAACATACACCAGTCCACAGTGAGCCGCATTATTGCAACATGGACAAATTTTCTTGCCACTGCACTGGGGTCTCAGTGCATCTGGCTTACACGTGAAGGAGTGCAAGCTTACTGA
- the cox7a1 gene encoding cytochrome c oxidase subunit 7A1, mitochondrial has protein sequence MNHLVKLPRLASRAFSSSARQLKNKVPESQKIFQEDNGLPVHIKGGTGDVLLYRATMTLTIAGTCYSLYWLLIASFPQKKE, from the exons ATGAATCACCTCGTG AAACTTCCACGTCTGGCCAGCCGAGCCTTCAGCAGCTCAGCCAGACAGCTGAAGAACAAGGTCCCCGAATCCCAGAAAATCTTCCAG GAGGACAACGGGCTGCCGGTCCACATCAAAGGAGGAACCGGCGATGTTCTGCTCTACCGGGCAACCATGACGCTAACCATCGCAG GAACCTGTTACTCTCTGTACTGGCTCCTCATCGCCTCATTCCCTCAGAAGAAGGagtag